Proteins encoded in a region of the Populus alba chromosome 13, ASM523922v2, whole genome shotgun sequence genome:
- the LOC118044070 gene encoding uncharacterized protein At2g34160 has translation MTMETVAAAPTPTPTPTQTPTPTPTPAPTPTPTPTPAPVPAPTPTTETVSNDTAIALAQQKKNRIQVSNTKKPLFFYVNLAKRYMQQYNEVELSALGMAITTVVTIAEILKNNGLAIEKKVLTSTVGMKDENKGRQIQKAKIEIVLEKSEKFDSLMNAVSSAPEEEAARDNKDDEKQ, from the exons ATGACGATGGAGACTGTGGCTGCAGCACCCACTccaacaccaacaccaacacAAACGCCAACGCCAACGCCAACGCCAGCGCCAACGCCGACGCCGACGCCGACGCCAGCGCCAGTGCCAGCGCCAACGCCAACAACAGAAACAGTCAGCAATGACACAGCAATCGCACTTGCCCAGCAAAAGAAGAACAGGATACAAGTGTCTAACACCAAGAAACCTCTCTTCTTTTATGTCAATCTCGCCAAG AGGTACATGCAGCAGTATAATGAGGTCGAGCTTTCTGCCTTGGGCATGG CAATCACCACAGTTGTTACAATTGCTGAGATTTTGAAGAACAATGGACTTGCCATCGAGAAGA AGGTTTTGACATCTACTGTTGGCATGAAAGATGAGAACAAAGGACGACAGATTCAGAAGGCCAAG ATTGAGATCGTGTTGGAGAAGTCGGAGAAATTTGACAGTCTGATGAATGCTGTTAGTTCAGCTCCAGAGGAGGAGGCAGCGAGAGATAACAAGGATGATGAGAAACAGTGA